In Cryptococcus neoformans var. grubii H99 chromosome 9, complete sequence, a genomic segment contains:
- a CDS encoding E3 ubiquitin-protein ligase HUWE1 produces the protein MKVKKSAKKQSPPPEDVAALIKRILSASDEDLTNVLKQFQVWRYPRGDLHAWIPVLDRFDTLLAEIIKSYDLTKLQINDFTPKTKDMLLEILRVQRILMENCTNRKLFNSYDRLSDLLLTNDLNVLLATIFVLLRPSQQYAISTPLDPPQRHAILQRLLALSRGWESLVHSGLDLTTIASANEVAIPEHLRQVQVHFYPTVQRQEAPALDKSPVKMLNSGAMETPTRQRPFVFGKAGTPVVRQGGAPSMSSGPSVVDLGDVSTMEVNFTDQLSALAEKNYIPLEEQFATLNKLRLVILMKDREIRRQLLSVRLFALATYVYLASEDAAQSNLFLYEPELVSQLADLLRSSSDVGEQVTTGTLLALCACAHHQAKMGEVMTSVSANVNHGVLVTFFRHLNDRLVAGEAVSFELIDATMSFLAFVATSPSHSNMLMGAGILRLLLEMLNTAGDRRENCIPRAAGLIDHIVFSNPQGLSNFSSIDGVNNLVQRVKAEIELRLQAHDEAASETISEETILSCANNPLKTILRSIQRLMQASGGTEGLRNLVDSDLPKSLKVIFQNSPKFGSRVYALAINTMATFVHNEPTSLAILQEMQLPQTLYAQLEKEVPSSSDVLTAISNAIGAVCLNQSGLDYTVAHPDVINNLVSIVMSTDHAQVFNDRENARALGLSLDELSRHHPSLRPVIIKAVVSLLRQAIDVGATFEPAVDERSDYIIEEMAQQMVPSLETQPAKASPSNPTLAAFTRIFRVLGGLLRNPTIVKDFVDAGGFDLVFAMTDSPCWPIRFGNTQASTSLAHLTKHAIEHCYPQFIDAIITSIRTSLAQCTEVWSETDAHKKWTAVRERTADAELLGKFKTFHSIFVRLTLFADALYALSVTNSRAAASVIKTFNVQDDPSFIVNLGKIHRLCFRYHILSRSSEPSVSEDPSKEGENAKESGVRYLSTRSHAILTKFFKCLVRLIYSKRGRDQAHRDQAQALSVCIADILIDHLRPVPDLTMNGFSVDGFALGTVMTMLFDGRGLDGHLNTALFLAFEEKGGFDATLSASTRIISHMEEAMKKQNGDRATTQGELDTESIAAIKTVLLVLNSFAGPKALLDSPETHALQFAPPGQPKPSFAATNLFLKIRLAIFPLAYRIWRASWLLNCPTPVIKIAINCFSTLIEGKHEESSAPEAISRAIHIVAQPRPAIVTADPNSVDQLVDMGFPRQGAERALIRSRNNINAATDLLLTMPDEFVDDVSGGVNQAGPNAVLEENNQEVEGELSQSAERELDSHFGAAHTEIGNRESTPGPADEDVKLREQLQEVRKKYREDMSDRALEIVDQAEALVFDLLPCVPSGQAGITFVVDRLSDACVSYQSDRDVMISARLRLTSVCLRSNDSIVFSDELQAKSAEIFDALPLEEVRRPRWLPALLLFAETVYGLQSFIKKVKLGDSPEEEVTAALINQLRSEVPRLSTICVTTIRADDSTRDELVAAFRLLALLTRVSGVGINSSVITDCLQPFKKMSEKLAGCHPFLILVIRHLLDNESTLVEAMQGEIRNWLSPARNKVADIQHFVRQLRQVALREPTCFLHAVKQECALVDPTPPQSVYHIRGKIESKDGPLTTGSVDSPLESLGEETQTIINFLLGELSQAVRISFEKPDNEELSTEVRSSAEQAYSGLVMSTLTETLGSYVTAKKAFLNGLKQETFPGALKAKGGISALINDLICCPVLRPDVSTTPVAGSDPLSLQRLAISSRSTTMVVALCSDVVLVGDKKDVPEDIVSIRRTVLDAVAKAIRDTSAVLDNNARYGRLWALGELVYRLLMARPHTSPRQVNNTGLHMAKTMLEKNFVGILTNALGEIDLNYPDVRNVLVTLLRALEHLSKLSVKWGKANKNQRAEVDQHQSEEGNDSSDPSHSDSESDVDMLEDEQSAPDLYRNSALGMIGGELGDEDEDDDMDDEDEEDDMDMGEDITDDDDDTATQTSEDESMASALEHDDWADDLDDDAGDSDEDGEMEQEVILGSADEDGEVWDGDSDGQDSYGTDDEDDLEEERLHAEGIFDDDVDDPEMDDFDDEEVYDETALMEPFQDVMSPEAAGPWGWNQAAGRETVRSSGFTRADGQFMADDELLGGPLASNTRNLTEHPLLATQASSSRIHSSRLSDILYAIENMGGTDTIQMLENFVANRQQNGMGSNQLAFSRNHDGSMSVSINGRVYTVGGQSRSVASPNVAAEFVPMTTSQRWQEELNMLPMSRNEASSRLVVHIVNHLLPEARRQAAEKEVLDKKAEEDRKASAISAGKNKENDNAIDEERVGNDDHDWQEDDEDVNMDDSDLDSHVSADEDLVTEEGGADRGPRTLVSIRGREVDITDTGIDLEFLQALPDDMRADVVEQHMREQRRHQRPASSNIPEIASQINTEFLNALPPDIRAEVIMQEEMENARRDQPPPPPSIQTARTSGNFFTAIANELRVLQQNPLGVASSPGVAHTTGDGPSTFNSRHREAIQLLEKPGIAVLVRLLFYPHAFKKSYLFRVLVNLCENSNTRNDLLDLLISVVHDGSGDLPAVDRSFQQMSLRGASVSTPKATPRSKTVDTPSTVIPPGLFSGLQNEHVPTFIAQRCFEALAYIVNSNANAASYFLTEHEQTAGLRKHTSKKGKGKEKILPQTKFPIVVLLGLLDRPLLAKTPGMMETVTALLLTITKPLADRKSEENEQAVATDKDIDSSAKPSTTQSSQEASTGPEHVVGKQTSPSIPPPVLKLVVNCLTAGECTSRTFSQTLGAMQNLACLPESKDIILQELCARCQELGAAAHEQLQELAAALNDENSDVGSMTLVKFSPPTSTQAQLLRLLKTIDYLHLNKVDPDPPADTMTAEEEAVTKVFQSFDFEGLWDQLGQCLSIVEARGSTEQLATVLLPLVEALMVVSKYRTRFSREIRSPSIAPMTSEGIDFFVSFTTAHRKVLNTIVRNNPSLLSGSFSLLIRNPRVLEFDNKRTWFFQKLKRKKSSAIPSGTLHLNIRRQYVFEDSFLALQRWNGEELKYGKLSVKFRHEDGVDVGGVTREWYSVLAQQIFDPNFALFEPCAADQQTYQPNKTSWINDVHLSYFKFVGRVIGKAVYDGRLLDAYFNRAFYKQILGRTVDMRDLESIDPEYHKSLQWMLDNDITGVIDQEFTIEDDQFGEKKIVELKENGANIPVTEENKEEYVRLVVSYRLDNSIRDQIKSFLEGFYDIIPQELIQIFEPDQLELLISGITTVDVDELKNATQLNGWKATDPEVAWFWRALRSFSQEERSRFLMFVTSSSRVPLGGFSQLQGSSGTQPLQLQKLHGKEGGLPQASTCFNLLLLPTYASYEQLRERLQFAITETGGFGKA, from the exons ATGAAGGTCAAGAAATCTGCAAAGAAGCAGAGCCCTCCA CCGGAGGACGTCGCGGCACTCATCAAACGTATACTCTCTGCGTCCGATGAAGACCTCACCAATGTCCTCAAGCAGTTTCAAGTATGGCGCTACCCTCGTGGGGATCTCCATGCCTGGATACCAGTCCTAGATCGATTCGATACTTTGCTTGCCGAAATCATCAAAAGCTATGACCTCACCAAGCTGCAAATCAACGACTTTACGCCCAAGACCAAGGATATGCTACTGGAGATACTCAGAGTGCAACGGATTCTTATGGAGAACTGTACCAACAGGAAACTTTTCAACTCATACGAT CGATTATCGGatcttctcctcaccaATGACCTCAATGTTCTTCTCGCCACAATCTTTGTCCTCCTACGACCCTCTCAACAATACGCCATATCAACTCCACTTGATCCTCCCCAGAGGCACGCAATACTTCAACGGCTTCTGGCCCTCAGTCGAGGCTGGGAAAGCCTGGTTCATTCTGGGCTGGATTTGACCACGATTGCCTCTGCCAATGAGGTTGCAATCCCTGAACACTTGCGACAAGTCCAAGTCCATTTTTATCCTACTGTTCAACGTCAGGAGGCCCCTGCTTTGGACAAGTCACCAGTCAAAATGTTGAATTCCGGTGCAATGGAAACCCCGACCCGCCAACGGCCCTTTGTTTTTGGGAAAGCCGGTACACCGGTAGTTCGACAGGGGGGGGCGCCATCCATGTCCTCCGGTCCGTCGGTGGTCGACTTGGGTGATGTCTCAACCATGGAGGTCAACTTCACCGATCAACTTAGTGCTCTTGCCGAAAAGAACTACATCCCTCTGGAAGAGCAGTTTGCTACTTTGAATAAGCTCAGATTGGTCATTCTTATGAAGGATCGAGAGATTAGGAGACAGCTTTTGTCTGTCCGTTTGTTTGCCCTTGCCACTTATG TTTATCTCGCGTCGGAAGATGCTGCTCAATCCAATCTATTCCTCTATGAGCCTGAGCTTGTCTCGCAACTTGCAGATCTTCTACGTTCTAGTTCTGATGTGGGCGAACAAGTTACTACCGGCACCTTACTGGCTTTGTGCGCTTGCGCTCATCACCAGGCCAAGATGGGAGAAGTCATGACGTCTGTCAGTGCTAATGTAAACCATGGCGTGTTGGTCACATTTTTCCGGCATCTGAATGACCGTCTGGTGGCAGGAGAGGCAGTGTCTTTCGAATTGATTGATGCGACAATGTCTTTTTTGGCCTTTGTGGCAACCTCACCCTCCCACAGCAATATGCTCATGGGCGCGGGAATCTTGCGGCTATTATTAGAAATGTTGAACACTGCTGGCGATAGACGGGAAAAT TGCATTCCGCGGGCGGCAGGACTGATCGACCATATCGTGTTTTCAAACCCTCAGGGTTTATCTAATTTCAGTAGCATTGATGGCGTTAACAATCTAGTTCAGCGAGTTAAA GCCGAAATCGAACTTCGTCTCCAAGCCCACGACGAAGCAGCGTCTGAGACGATTTCAGAAG AAACCATCCTTTCGTGTGCAAACAACCCTCTAAAGACCATACTTCGCTCGATCCAAAGGCTTATGCAAGCTTCCGGAGGGACAGAGGGCTTACGAAACTTGGTGGATTCTGATCTGCCAAAGTCCTTGAAGGTCATTTTCCAAAATTCGCCCAAGTTCGGCTCTCGAGTGTATGCTCTAG CTATAAATACCATGGCTACCTTTGTCCACAACGAACCGACATCCTTGGCGATCCTGCAAGAGATGCAACTCCCGCAGACTCTTTACGCTCAGCTCGAAAAAGAAGTACCTTCGTCTAGCGAT GTTCTTACCGCTATCTCGAATGCAATAGGCGCCGTCTGTCTGAATCAGTCAGGCCTTGACTACACCGTCGCTCATCCAGACGTGATCAACAATTTGGTCAGTATTGTCATGTCGACAGATCACGCGCAAGTGTTCAATGACCGAGAGAATGCAAGAGCTCTTGGTTTGTCTCTCGACGAATTGTCTCGTCACCACCCATCTTTGAGGCCGGTCATCATCAAAGCGGTCGTTAGTCTCCTTCGGCAAGCGATTGATGTTGGCGCGACATTCGAACCTGCAGTGGATGAAAGATCGGACTACATCATTGAAGAAATGGCGCAACAAATGGTTCCATCTTTGGAGACCCAACCTGCTAAAGCGTCACCTTCAAACCCTACTTTGGCTGCTTTTACGAGAATCTTCAGG GTATTGGGAGGTCTACTCCGCAATCCGACTATTGTCAAGGACTTCGTTGATGCTGGCGGTTTTGATCTTGTTTTCGCCATGACTGACTCTCCATGTTGGCCGATTCGGTTCGGGAATACTCAAGCGTCTACTTCGCTGGCGCATCTTACGAAACATGCCATTGAGCACTGCTACCCCCAGTTTATCGACGCGATAATTACCTCTATCCGTACATCCCTGGCCCAGTGCACCGAAGTCTGGAGCGAAACTGATGCACATAAGAAATGGACGGCCGTACGTGAAAGAACAGCAGATGCCGAGTTATTAGGCAAATTCAAGACGTTCCACAGTATCTTCGTCCGCTTGACGCTGTTTGCAGATGCTCTTTATGCGCTTTCTGTAACTAACTCCCGTGCCGCGGCGTCGGTCATCAAAACATTCAATGTCCAGGACGATCCATCTTTCATCGTCAATCTTGGTAAGATCCATCGTCTGTGCTTCCGCTACCATATCTTGTCCAGATCTTCCGAGCCCTCCGTTTCAGAAGATCCCTCcaaggaaggggagaacGCCAAAGAATCTGGCGTTAGGTACCTTTCCACTAGGTCGCACGCCATCCTCACGAAATTTTTTAAAT GTCTCGTCCGACTTATCTATTCCAAGCGAGGTCGCGATCAAGCTCATCGggatcaagctcaagcaCTGTCGGTTTGCATCGCTGACATCTTGATCGACCATCTCCGAC CGGTACCCGATTTGACAATGAACGGGTTTTCTGTTGATGGTTTCGCTCTGGGAACAGTCATGACAATGCTTTTCGACG GTCGAGGTTTAGATGGCCATCTGAACACGGCATTATTCCTTGCAttcgaggaaaagggcggTTTTGACGCCACGCTGTCAGCTTCAACTCGAATCATCTCACACATGGAAGAAGCtatgaagaagcagaatGGAGACAGGGCCACAACGCAAGGAGAGCTGGATACGGAGTCGATTGCGGCCATTAAGACAGTACTACTTGTGCTAAATAGTTTTGCAGGCCCGAAAGCCCTACTTGACAGCCCGGAAACCCACGCCCTTCAATTTGCGCCACCCGGTCAACCCAAGCCCTCGTTTGCAGCAACGAACCTTTTCCTAAAGATACGCCTGGCTATTTTCCCTTTGGCGTATCGTATCTGGCGAGCATCTTGGCTTCTCAACTGCCCAACTCCTGTCATAAAGATCGCCATCAACTGTTTCTCCACCCTTATTGAGGGCAAACATGAAGAGTCGTCGGCCCCTGAAGCTATCAGTCGTGCCATCCACATCGTCGCCCAACCACGGCCCGCTATCGTTACTGCCGATCCAAACAGTGTAGATCAGTTGGTCGACATGGGTTTCCCTCGCCAAGGCGCGGAAAGAGCATTGATCCGTTCTCGAAACAACATCAATGCCGCTACTGATCTCCTCTTAACCATGCCAGATGAATTTGTAGATGATGTATCCGGAGGTGTTAACCAAGCAGGGCCGAATGCTGTATTGGAAGAAAACAATCAGGAGGTCGAAGGCGAATTATCTCAGTCAGCCGAACGTGAATTGGATTCACATTTCGGTGCCGCTCATACGGAAATCGGCAATCGTGAAAGCACTCCGGGCCCGGCAGATGAAGACGTCAAGCTGAGGGAGCAACTGCAggaagtgaggaagaagtatCGAGAAGACATGTCCGACCGCGCACTAGAGATCGTGGATCAAGCGGAGGCTTTGGTTTTTGACCTGCTTCCATGTGTTCCTTCTGGTCAAGCTGGCATCACTTTTGTGGTTGACCGTCTCTCCGATGCTTGCGTCAGTTATCAATCGGATCGCGATGTCATGATTTCCGCTCGTCTTCGCTTAACATCCGTCTGCCTTCGCTCCAATGATTCCATTGTTTTCAGTGATGAATTGCAAGCCAAAAGCGCAGAAATTTTTGACGCTCTGCCTTTGGAAGAAGTACGAAGACCTCGATGGCTCCCGGCGTTGTTGCTGTTTGCCGAAACTGTGTATGGACTGCAGTCATTCATAAAAAAAGTAAAACTTGGTGACAGTcctgaggaggaggtgacAGCCGCCCTAATCAATCAATTACGTTCCGAAGTGCCTCGACTTTCAACCATCTGCGTTACAACTATACGCGCAGATGATTCTACTCGCGATGAGTTAGTGGCGGCTTTTCGATTGTTGGCCTTGCTCACACGAGTCTCTGGGGTTGGAATCAACTCATCCGTTATTACCGATTGCTTGCAGCCTTTCAAGAAAATGTCTGAAAAGCTGGCTGGCTGCCATCCTTTCTTAATTTTGGTTATCCGTCATCTTTTGGATAACGAATCCACACTGGTGGAAGCTATGCAAGGGGAGATTAGAAATTGGCTCTCTCCCGCACGAAACAAAGTGGCAGACATTCAGCATTTCGTCCGTCAGCTTCGCCAAGTGGCCCTTCGAGAGCCGACCTGCTTCCTTCACGCTGTCAAGCAGGAATGTGCTTTGGTTGATCCTACTCCCCCGCAATCAGTATATCATATCCGAGGAAAAATTGAGAGTAAAGATGGACCGTTGACAACTGGATCTGTCGATTCTCCTCTCGAATCCCTCGGGGAAGAGACCCAAACAATCATCAATTTCTTGCTCGGAGAACTTTCACAAGCTGTACGCATTTCATTTGAGAAACCCGACAATGAAGAATTGTCCACCGAGGTCAGAAGTTCGGCGGAGCAAGCATATTCAGGGCTGGTCATGTCCACGTTGACAGAGACCCTCGGTTCATATGTGACTGCCAAAAAGGCCTTCTTAAACGGGTTGAAACAAGAGACTTTCCCTGGTGCCTTGAAAGCCAAAGGTGGCATCTCCGCACTGATCAATGATCTGATCTGTTGTCCAGTCCTCCGACCAGATGTGTCGACGACTCCTGTCGCTGGTAGCGATCCTCTTTCTTTACAGCGACTAGCTATATCCTCTCGATCTACAACAATGGTAGTGGCCCTTTGCTCCGACGTTGTCCTAGTAGGAGACAAAAAGGACGTACCAGAAGACATTGTATCTATTCGCAGGACCGTTTTAGATGCCGTGGCCAAGGCCATACGGGACACAAGTGCTGTCTTAGATAATAATGCTCGCTATGGTCGCTTGTGGGCACTGGGGGAACTTGTCTACCGCCTTTTAATGGCGCGTCCGCACACATCCCCTCGGCAAGTAAACAATACTGGACTTCATATGGCAAAAACTatgttggagaagaattTCGTTGGCATTTTGACGAATGCTTTAGGTGAAATCGATCTCAATTATCCTGATGTTCGAAACGTGTTAGTAACATTGCTTCGAGCATTGGAACATTT GTCAAAACTCTCTGTTAAATGGGGCAAGGCAAACAAAAATCAGCGCGCAGAGGTTGATCAACATCAGTCTGAAGAGGGCAATGATTCCTCCGATCCATCTCACTCAGATTCAGAGTCGGATGTGGATATGTTGGAGGATGAGCAGTCCGCCCCTGATCTCTATCGAAACTCTGCATTGGGAAT GATTGGAGGGGAACTAGGcgacgaagacgaagatgatgatatggatgacgaagatgaagaggacgatATG GACATGGGAGAGGACATAACT gacgatgatgatgacacGGCAACTCAAACTTCTGAGGATGAGTCCATGGCATCAGCTTTGGAACATGATGATTGG GCGGATGATTTGGACGATGATGCTGGGGACagcgatgaggatggtgaaatGGAGCAAGAAGTCATTCTTGGTTCGGCAGACGAAGATGGCGAAGTCTGGGAC GGCGATTCTGATGGTCAAGACTCGTATGGTACagacgatgaggacgatttggaagaagaacgtcTACATGCTGAAG GCATATTTGATGACGACGTAGATGATCCcgagatggatgatttcGATGACGAAGAGGT CTATGATGAAACTGCGTTGATGGAACCCTTCCAGGATGTAATGTCTCCCGAGGCGGCCGGCCCATGGGGTTGGAATCAAGCCGCCGGGAGGGAGACAGTCAGATCTAGTGGTTTTACACGTGCAGATGGTCAATTTATGGCAG ATGACGAACTTCTGGGCGGTCCTCTTGCAAGCAACACCCGCAACCTGACAGAGcatccccttcttgccaCTCAGGCATCGTCGTCCCGTATCCACTCTTCTCGATTATCTGACATTTTATACGCTATTGAGAACATGGGCGGAACAGACACTATCCAGATGTTGGAGAACTTCGTGGCAAATCGGCAACAGAACGGTATGGGTTCCAACCAGCTTGCTTTTTCCCGTAACCATGACGGATCAATGAGTGTTTCTATTAATGGGAGAGTGTATACTGTGGGCGGTCAGAGTCGCAGTGTCGCCTCCCCCAACGTTGCGGCGGAATTCGTCCCCATGACCACTTCACAGCGGTGGCAAGAGGAGCTAAATATGCTCCCCATGTCGCGCAACGAAGCCTCCAGCCGATTGGTCGTCCATATAGTCAATCATTTGTTGCCTGAAGCACGTCGACAAGCTGCAGAAAAGGAAGTGCTGGACAAAAAGGCCGAGGAAGACCGCAAAGCTTCTGCTATTAGCGCAGGAAAAAATAAAGAAAATGACAATGCTATagatgaggagagagtTGGAAATGATGACCATGACTGgcaagaagacgacgaggatgTAAACATGG ATGATTCCGATCTTGATTCGCATGTGTCCGCGGATGAGGATTTGGTAACCGAAGAGGGCGGTGCAGATAGGGGTCCAAGGACACTGGTCTCTATACGTGGTCGCGAAGTTGACATCACCGATACCGGCATCGATTTGGAATTTTTGCAAGCACTCCCCGATGACATGCGAGCGGATGTAGTGGAGCAACACATGCGAGAGCAGAGGCGACATCAACGACCTGCGTCCTCCAATATCCCCGAGATAGCTTCGCAAATCAACACCGAGTTCCTCAATGCTCTGCCCCCTGACATCCGAGCCGAAGTTATCAtgcaagaggagatggagaacgCTCGCCGTGACcagcctccaccaccacccagTATACAGACAGCTCGAACGTCCGGAAACTTCTTCACTGCCATTGCCAACGAATTGCGTGTTTTGCAACAAAATCCACTGGGGGTTGCGTCAAGTCCCGGTGTTGCGCACACAACAGGTGATGGACCTTCAACATTTAACTCGCGACATCGTGAAGCCATTCAGCTTCTGGAAAAACCAGGTATCGCAGTCCTTGTCCGTCTTCTGTTCTATCCACATGCCTTTAAAAAGTCATATCTCTTCAGAGTTTTAGTCAACCTTTGCGAGAACTCCAACACTCGTAATGATCTTCTCGATCTTTTAATCTCAGTCGTGCACGACGGCTCTGGAGATCTACCAGCGGTCGATCGTAGCTTCCAACAGATGTCCTTGCGTGGCGCTAGTGTCTCTACTCCCAAAGCAACACCCAGAAGTAAGACAGTCGATACTCCCTCGACGGTTATCCCTCCAGGGCTATTTAGCGGTCTTCAGAATGAGCATGTGCCTACGTTCATCGCTCAGCGGTGCTTTGAAGCCTTGGCTTATATTGTCAACTCAAACGCCAATGCTGCCTCATATTTCTTGACTGAGCATGAACAGACTGCTGGGTTGAGAAAGCATACAtcaaagaaaggaaaagggaaggagaagattctACCACAGACCAAGTTCCCTATTGTGGTTCTGTTAGGGCTCCTAGACCGACCTCTCCTCGCAAAGACTCCAGGTATGATGGAGACAGTGACCGCTCTTCTCTTGACTATCACCAAGCCTCTGGCGGATCGAAAATCGGAAGAGAATGAGCAAGCAGTTGCGACGGACAAGGACATAGACTCATCAGCAAAACCATCTACTACTCAAAGCTCTCAAGAAGCCTCTACAGGCCCTGAGCATGTAGTTGGAAAACAAACCTCGCCATCGATACCTCCTCCGGTGCTTAAATTGGTCGTCAATTGCCTCACTGCTGGTGAATGTACCAGTCGGACTTTCAGCCAGACGCTTGGTGCAATGCAAAACCTTGCTTGCCTTCCTGAGTCCAAAGATATAATTTTGCAAGAGCTGTGTGCCCGCTGTCAGGAACTCGGTGCGGCAGCGCACGAACAGCTACAAGAGTTAGCTGCGGCACTCAATGATGAGAATTCAGATGTGGGATCAATGACTTTGGTCAAGTTTTCTCCTCCTACTTCTACTCAAGCACAGCTTCTTCGGCTACTCAAGACCATTGACTATCTTCATCTCAATAAAGTTGACCCCGATCCGCCTGCTGATACAATGactgctgaagaagaagctgtcaCTAAAGTTTTCCAATCCTTCGATTTCGAGGGACTGTGGGACCAACTTGGGCAGTGTTTATCAATAGTGGAGGCAAGAGGCAGCACCGAACAGCTTGCCACGGTATTGCTTCCCCTCGTAGAGGCTCTGATGGTTGTCTCCAAATATCGGACCAGATTCTCTCGTGAAATTCGCTCCCCTTCTATTGCGCCCATGACCTCCGAAGGCATCGACTTCTTTGTATCATTCACTACAGCTCATCGCAAAGTCCTCAATACAATTGTTCGCAACAATCCATCCCTTTTGAGCGGTTCTTTCTCTCTGCTGATCCGAAACCCCCGAGTTCTTGAGTTTGATAACAAGCGCACATGGTTCTTCCAGAAACTTAAGCGCAAGAAGTCGTCAGCTATTCCTTCAGGAACTCTTCATCTCAACATCCGCCGCCAGTATGTGTTTGAGGATTCATTCTTGGCTTTGCAGCGATGGAATGGCGAGGAACTTAAGTATGGCAAGCTGAGTGTCAAGTTCCGCCATGAAGATGGTGTCGATGTTGGTGGTGTAACTCGAGAGTGGTACAGTGTATTGGCTCAGCAAATCTTCGACCCAAATTTTG CTTTGTTTGAACCATGTGCTGCCGATCAGCAAACTTATCAGCCTAATAAAACATCCTGGAT CAATGATGTGCATCTTTCATATTTCAAGTTTGTAGGGCGAGTGATTGG CAAAGCGGTGTATGA TGGGCGTTTGCTCGATGCCTATTTCAATCGAGCATTCTACAAACAAATCCTTGGTCGAACTGTTGATATGCGTGATCTTGAAAGCATTGATCCAGA GTATCACAAATCACTACAGTGGATGCTGGATAACGATATCACTGGCGTCATCGAT CAAGAATTTACCATCGAAGATGACCAATTTGGCGAGAAGAAAATTGTGGAACTTAAAGAAAATGGGGCAAACATACCAGTGACTGAGGAAaacaaagaagaatacGTGCGACTTGTTGTATCCTATCGACTGGATAATTCAATAAGGGATCAAATCAAATCATTCCTTGAAGGGTTCTATGA TATCATTCCCCAAGAACTCATCCAGATCTTTGAGCCTGATCAGCTAGAAT TGCTTATTTCAGGCATAACCACAGTTGATGTAGATGAGCTTAAAAATGCTACACA GCTCAATGGATGGAAAGCAACTGACCCAGAGGTCGCATGGTTCTGGCGTGCTTTGAGAAGCTTTTCACAGGAAGAACGATCCCGCTTCCTTATGTTCgtcacatcatcttccagaGTTCCTCTGGGTGGATTTAGCCAGCTACAAGGCAGCTCAGGTACTCAACCTCTGCAGCTTCAAAAG CTTcatgggaaagaaggcggCTTACCTCAAGCAAGCACTTGCTTTAATttacttctccttcctACCTATGCTTCTTATGAGCAACTTCGAGAAAGACTTCAATTTGCTATCACAGAAACTGGAGGCTTTGGGAAAGCTTGA